In a genomic window of Gossypium arboreum isolate Shixiya-1 chromosome 9, ASM2569848v2, whole genome shotgun sequence:
- the LOC108454721 gene encoding BEL1-like homeodomain protein 1 — translation MATYFHGSSDFQAASADGMQTLYLMNPNYVPYADTHQQPSAATNMFFLNPTSLPQAPPPNHHQRFLGLPLPTPSTAIKPLNSDDPHRPSPLQGVVPGFHSNLWGSSVDHQNSPGSSHPQVVSAAATGDNSGGSHDVASQSGFQRPVVSPRQGLSLSLSSQQVGYRSSNNVETDIQGQPQVPTMSLGEDVRISGNSPSSVSVVSNGISGAQSVVLGSKYLRAAQELLDEVVNVGKGIKTDVSEGTKEEKIKVNKESVAGEGSSAGENGAKRGAELTTAQRQELQMKKAKLVSMLDEVEQRYRQYHHQMHIVVSSFEQVAGLGAAKSYTALALKTISKQFRCLKDAISGQMKATSKSLGEEDCLGAKVEGSRLRYVDHQLRQQRTLQQLGMIQHNAWRPQRGLPERAVSVLRAWLFEHFLHPYPKDSDKHMLAKQTGLTRGQVSNWFINARVRLWKPMVEEMYLEEVKEQERNGSEVKANRSVQKESESSSSAHQENVSFMMNQVKAQSQPEKSINQQQNMPPTEFSNSTMGGSFLPQTATAFNLIGSCDLDSAAQRSPKKPRSSVNELQNSPSSILSMDMEMKQGETREINMNFGDERLPKDSYSFFTGTDNTGSGFPTYSAMGDIGRFDPNQLTQRFHGNSVSLTLGLPHCENLSLSGNHQSLLSNQNIQLGRRLELGQSEVDFCGINNTQQASHSSTFEMQNRKRFAAQLLPDFVA, via the exons ATGGCGACGTACTTTCATGGAAGCTCAGATTTCCAGGCTGCTTCAGCTGATGGGATGCAAACGCTTTATCTCATGAACCCCAACTACGTTCCCTACGCTGACACACACCAACAACCATCGGCTGCCACTAACATGTTCTTCTTAAACCCCACAAGCTTACCCCAAGCACCACCGCCTAACCATCATCAGCGTTTCCTTGGTCTCCCTCTCCCAACACCATCCACCGCCATCAAACCGCTCAATTCCGACGATCCCCACCGTCCATCCCCCCTTCAAGGTGTAGTCCCCGGTTTCCACTCTAACTTATGGGGTTCAAGTGTTGATCATCAGAATTCCCCAGGAAGTAGCCATCCGCAGGTTGTGTCGGCAGCAGCTACAGGAGATAACTCTGGTGGGTCCCATGATGTTGCGTCGCAGTCGGGGTTTCAACGGCCGGTGGTGTCCCCAAGGCAAGGTTTGTCCCTAAGTCTATCATCCCAACAAGTGGGTTATAGGTCAAGTAATAATGTTGAAACAGACATACAAGGACAACCTCAAGTTCCTACTATGTCACTGGGTGAAGATGTGAGGATATCAGGGAACTCGCCGTCGTCGGTTTCCGTTGTTTCGAATGGGATTTCTGGGGCTCAGAGTGTGGTTTTGGGGTCAAAGTACTTGAGAGCTGCACAAGAGCTTCTTGATGAAGTCGTTAATGTGGGGAAAGGGATAAAGACGGACGTGTCTGAGGGGACCAAGGAAGAGAAGATAAAGGTGAACAAAGAATCGGTGGCTGGAGAGGGTTCAAGCGCTGGTGAAAATGGGGCTAAACGTGGAGCTGAGCTCACCACAGCTCAAAGACAGGAGCTGCAGATGAAGAAAGCTAAACTTGTCAGTATGCTTGATGAG GTGGAGCAAAGATACAGACAGTACCATCATCAAATGCACATAGTAGTATCTTCGTTCGAGCAGGTAGCGGGATTGGGCGCGGCAAAATCCTACACAGCCCTTGCTTTGAAGACAATATCGAAGCAATTCAGGTGTCTGAAAGATGCAATATCAGGACAAATGAAAGCCACAAGCAAGAGTTTAGGAGAAGAGGATTGCTTAGGAGCAAAAGTGGAGGGTTCGAGACTAAGGTACGTTGACCATCAGCTCCGACAACAGCGAACGTTGCAGCAGTTGGGGATGATCCAACACAATGCTTGGAGACCCCAAAGAGGATTGCCTGAACGTGCTGTTTCCGTTCTTCGTGCTTGGCTTTTCGAGCATTTCCTTCATCC GTATCCTAAAGATTCAGACAAACATATGCTTGCCAAACAAACAGGGCTCACAAGAGGCCAG GTTTCAAACTGGTTCATAAATGCTCGAGTTCGACTTTGGAAGCCAATGGTTGAAGAAATGTATTTGGAGGAAGTGAAGGAACAAGAAAGGAATGGCAGCGAAGTGAAGGCAAACAGAAGTGTGCAAAAGGAGTCAGAATCCAGCTCTAGTGCCCATCAAGAAAATGTGTCATTTATGATGAATCAAGTTAAAGCTCAATCCCAGCCCGAGAAATCCATCAACCAGCAGCAGAATATGCCCCCAACTGAATTTTCTAACTCCACAATGGGAGGCTCCTTTCTTCCACAAACAGCCACTGCCTTCAATCTCATTGGATCATGTGACCTTGATAGCGCAGCtcaaagaagccccaaaaagccaAGGAGTAGCGTCAATGAGTTACAAAATTCTCCTAGTAGCATCCTTTCAATGGACATGGAAATGAAGCAAGGTGAAACAAGGGAAATAAACATGAATTTCGGTGATGAAAGGCTGCCCAAGGACAGCTACTCGTTTTTTACTGGAACTGATAATACCGGTAGTGGATTTCCCACATACAGTGCCATGGGAGATATCGGGAGGTTCGACCCCAACCAGTTGACACAAAGGTTTCATGGAAACAGTGTTTCGCTCACCCTTGGTCTTCCCCATTGTGAGAACCTGTCTCTCTCGGGGAACCACCAGAGCTTGCTATCGAACCAGAACATTCAGCTAGGAAGAAGGTTAGAATTAGGGCAAAGCGAAGTAGATTTCTGCGGGATCAACAACACTCAACAAGCTTCTCATTCCAGTACCTTTGAGATGCAAAACAGGAAAAGGTTTGCTGCACAATTGTTGCCGGATTTTGTTGCATGA